Proteins from a genomic interval of Kitasatospora kifunensis:
- a CDS encoding alpha/beta fold hydrolase: protein MGEYLTAGGLRTYYEVQGAGDPVVLLHGGGVTADSWFAQLPALAERFLVYAPERRGHGRTHDLPGPVTSELMAQDTAAFLDELGTGPVHLVGWSAGGTVALWLALHRPDLVRKLVLISSGVSRDGGTAADLELLSEAGILLLDSMFRPQYEPLSPDGPEHFPVVFEKWLRMWREEPDFGFEPLARLSMPVLVMQGDDDGVRVEHSAAVATALPDAQLAVIPGTSHVAPLEKPALVNQLLLDFLAEEQVPKFMSLGALTA from the coding sequence ATGGGGGAGTACCTGACGGCCGGTGGTCTGCGGACCTACTACGAGGTGCAGGGGGCGGGCGATCCGGTGGTGCTGCTGCACGGCGGCGGGGTGACCGCCGACAGCTGGTTCGCCCAACTGCCCGCGCTGGCCGAGCGGTTCCTGGTCTACGCGCCGGAGCGGCGCGGGCACGGGCGCACCCACGACCTGCCGGGCCCGGTGACCAGTGAGCTGATGGCCCAGGACACCGCGGCATTCCTGGACGAACTGGGGACCGGCCCTGTGCACCTGGTCGGCTGGAGCGCCGGCGGCACGGTCGCGCTGTGGCTCGCGCTGCACCGGCCCGACCTGGTCCGCAAGCTGGTCCTGATCAGCTCGGGGGTCAGCCGCGACGGCGGGACGGCGGCCGACCTGGAACTGCTGAGCGAGGCCGGCATCCTGCTGCTCGACTCGATGTTCCGCCCGCAGTACGAGCCGCTCTCGCCGGACGGGCCCGAGCACTTCCCGGTCGTCTTCGAGAAGTGGCTGCGGATGTGGCGCGAGGAGCCCGACTTCGGGTTCGAGCCGCTGGCTCGGCTGTCGATGCCCGTGCTGGTGATGCAGGGGGACGACGACGGCGTGCGGGTGGAGCACAGCGCGGCGGTCGCCACCGCGCTGCCGGATGCCCAACTCGCCGTGATTCCGGGCACTTCCCATGTCGCGCCGCTGGAGAAGCCGGCGCTGGTCAACCAGTTGCTGCTGGACTTCCTGGCCGAGGAGCAGGTGCCGAAGTTCATGTCGCTGGGGGCGTTGACGGCCTAG
- a CDS encoding TetR/AcrR family transcriptional regulator C-terminal domain-containing protein — protein MALHREDVIEAALDLLDEVGLDRLTTRALTTRLGVAPGALYWHVRSKAELLSAIADRIMREAYSSSDVAPGAAPDVASGAADPASWRTADWAEQTAAFAHRTRRAMLARRDGARVVAGHLPVTVAALDASEQGLALLRGIGLPLAQAAYFGHTVASYVTGFVLQEQAAPNPPAEFPDIEPERYPNMAAWAAEKPTAKDQAFTAGLSLIIQGLRAELAEQA, from the coding sequence ATGGCACTGCACCGCGAGGACGTCATCGAGGCCGCACTCGACCTGCTCGACGAGGTCGGACTCGACCGGCTCACCACCCGAGCACTGACCACGCGCCTCGGCGTGGCGCCCGGCGCGCTCTACTGGCACGTGCGGAGCAAGGCGGAGCTGCTCTCCGCGATCGCGGACCGGATCATGCGCGAGGCGTACAGCAGCTCCGACGTCGCACCCGGCGCCGCGCCCGACGTCGCGTCCGGCGCCGCGGACCCGGCCTCCTGGCGCACCGCGGACTGGGCCGAGCAGACCGCCGCCTTCGCCCACCGCACCCGCCGCGCGATGCTCGCCCGCCGCGACGGCGCCCGGGTGGTGGCCGGCCATCTACCGGTGACCGTCGCCGCGCTGGACGCCAGCGAGCAGGGCCTGGCCCTGCTGCGCGGCATCGGCCTGCCGCTCGCCCAGGCGGCGTACTTCGGCCACACCGTCGCCAGCTACGTCACCGGCTTCGTCCTCCAGGAGCAGGCCGCGCCGAACCCGCCGGCCGAGTTCCCGGACATCGAGCCGGAGCGCTATCCGAACATGGCCGCCTGGGCCGCCGAGAAGCCGACCGCGAAGGACCAGGCGTTCACCGCCGGCCTCTCCCTGATCATCCAGGGCCTGCGGGCCGAGCTCGCAGAGCAGGCCTGA
- a CDS encoding helix-turn-helix domain-containing protein, with protein sequence MVRTPLTQLEHERGERLGALLRQARGDRSMVEVAAQAGLSAETLRKIETGRAPTPAFFTVVALAAALGLRLDEVAAHCAIAEEAPRLLSA encoded by the coding sequence ATGGTGCGCACTCCTCTTACTCAGCTGGAACACGAACGCGGCGAACGGCTCGGCGCTCTGCTGCGGCAGGCCCGGGGCGACCGCAGCATGGTCGAGGTCGCGGCGCAGGCCGGACTGTCGGCCGAGACCCTGCGCAAGATCGAGACAGGACGGGCGCCGACCCCGGCCTTCTTCACGGTGGTGGCCCTGGCTGCGGCGCTGGGCCTGCGGCTGGACGAGGTGGCCGCGCACTGCGCCATCGCGGAGGAGGCTCCCAGGCTGCTCTCCGCGTGA
- the map gene encoding type I methionyl aminopeptidase: MVEIKSDASLDAMREAGRVVADALEAVRRAAQVRVSLKELDEVAREVLRAAGADSPFLNYRPSFADTPFPAVICTSVNDAIVHGIPSDYRLRDGDLVSIDCGAKLGGWAGDAAISFTVGTARPADLTLIETTARALAAGIAAAVVGARIGDISHAVGSVGRAAGYGIPADFGGHGVGRNMHEDPHVANDGRPGRGMRLRHGMVLAIEPMFLAGGRGDYRTAPDGWTLVTSDGSRAAHVEHTVAITEDGPRILTAP, from the coding sequence ATGGTGGAGATCAAGTCGGACGCGTCGCTCGACGCGATGCGGGAGGCCGGCCGAGTCGTGGCCGACGCGCTCGAAGCGGTCCGCCGGGCAGCGCAGGTGCGCGTCTCGCTCAAAGAACTCGACGAGGTGGCACGCGAGGTGCTGCGCGCGGCAGGAGCCGACTCGCCGTTCCTGAACTACCGCCCGAGTTTCGCCGACACCCCGTTCCCCGCGGTGATCTGCACCTCCGTCAACGACGCGATCGTGCACGGCATCCCGAGCGACTACCGCCTGCGGGACGGCGACCTGGTCAGCATCGACTGCGGGGCCAAGCTCGGCGGCTGGGCCGGCGACGCGGCCATCAGCTTCACCGTCGGCACCGCGCGCCCCGCCGATCTGACCCTCATCGAGACCACCGCGCGCGCCCTGGCGGCGGGCATCGCCGCCGCGGTCGTCGGCGCCCGGATCGGCGACATCTCGCACGCAGTCGGCAGCGTGGGCCGCGCCGCCGGCTACGGCATCCCGGCGGACTTCGGCGGCCACGGCGTGGGCCGCAACATGCACGAGGACCCGCACGTGGCCAATGACGGCCGCCCCGGACGGGGCATGCGCCTACGGCACGGCATGGTGCTCGCGATCGAGCCGATGTTCCTCGCCGGGGGCCGCGGCGACTACCGAACCGCCCCGGACGGCTGGACCCTGGTCACCTCGGACGGCTCCCGGGCCGCCCACGTCGAGCACACGGTCGCGATCACCGAGGACGGCCCGCGCATCCTGACCGCACCCTGA
- a CDS encoding methyltransferase domain-containing protein encodes MSATPATPASSPTAPAWDPQQYLRFADERTRPLHELLSRVPELPAAPVVLDIGCGPGNSTAGIRRRWPQAAITGIDNSAEMLATARSEQGEPTATYQLADAGSYDPAPAAPDLIVSNATLQWVDGHLDLLPRWAAALKPGGVIAFQVPGNFEAPSHLLLGELRRSPRWREQLGTEAARSGVHQPIAYLDALLDAGCTADVWETTYSTLLTGPDPVLEWTKGTALRPVLARLTDPAERAAFLAEYAALLREAYPAGPHGTVFPFRRIFAVAVRTA; translated from the coding sequence ATGTCCGCCACGCCCGCCACCCCCGCCAGCTCGCCGACCGCCCCCGCCTGGGACCCGCAGCAGTACCTCCGGTTCGCCGACGAGCGCACCCGGCCGCTGCACGAACTGCTCAGCCGGGTACCGGAGTTGCCCGCAGCACCGGTCGTGCTCGACATCGGCTGCGGGCCGGGCAACTCGACCGCCGGCATCCGCCGCCGGTGGCCGCAGGCAGCGATCACCGGCATCGACAACTCCGCCGAGATGCTCGCCACCGCCCGCTCCGAGCAGGGCGAGCCGACCGCTACCTACCAGCTCGCCGACGCCGGCAGCTACGACCCCGCGCCGGCCGCGCCCGATCTGATCGTCTCCAACGCCACGCTGCAGTGGGTCGACGGCCACCTCGACCTGCTGCCCCGCTGGGCGGCGGCGCTCAAGCCGGGCGGCGTGATCGCCTTCCAGGTCCCGGGCAACTTCGAGGCACCCAGCCACCTGCTGCTGGGCGAACTGCGCCGCAGCCCGCGCTGGCGCGAGCAGCTCGGCACCGAGGCCGCCCGCAGCGGCGTGCACCAGCCGATCGCCTACCTCGACGCACTGCTCGACGCCGGCTGCACGGCCGACGTCTGGGAGACCACCTACAGCACCCTGCTGACCGGGCCCGACCCGGTCCTGGAGTGGACCAAGGGCACCGCGCTGCGCCCGGTCCTCGCCCGGCTCACCGACCCGGCCGAGCGCGCCGCCTTCCTCGCCGAGTACGCCGCCCTGCTGCGCGAGGCCTACCCGGCCGGACCGCACGGCACGGTCTTCCCGTTCCGCCGGATCTTCGCGGTCGCCGTCCGCACCGCGTGA
- a CDS encoding DUF6879 family protein yields the protein MAGAVGPGDAGSAAWPAGLTPEQVDHARRVLLSLRLLRPAPGRPDLLIPTSPEAAAAEALGPLEARIAEASSHAQSIRDELQALMPRYRSSLRERGRQVGTDRLPDLRTVSAMLTEESARCREEVFTIQPGGGRQPGRLAEAVSRDLAMLGRGVRMRTLYQHSARANLATQSYVETLTASGAEYRTAPELPDRAVVFDRSVAFLPARAEGGSGEGAVLVRDPDIVGYLCRVFDQLWATATPFRGVSEAAYREVGDSLRRALVGMLAEGLKDEVIARRLGMSLRTCRRHIADVLLTLGAESRFQGGVLAERSGLTEPGQG from the coding sequence GTGGCTGGGGCTGTCGGGCCCGGTGATGCCGGGTCAGCGGCCTGGCCGGCGGGTCTGACGCCCGAGCAGGTCGACCACGCCCGCCGAGTGCTCCTCTCGCTGCGCCTGCTGCGCCCGGCCCCTGGCCGCCCCGACCTGCTCATCCCCACCAGCCCCGAGGCGGCCGCTGCCGAGGCGCTCGGCCCGCTGGAGGCGCGGATCGCCGAGGCCAGCTCGCACGCGCAGTCCATCCGCGACGAACTGCAGGCGCTGATGCCGCGCTACCGCTCCTCGCTGCGCGAGCGCGGCCGCCAGGTCGGCACGGACCGGCTGCCGGACCTTCGCACCGTCTCCGCGATGCTCACCGAGGAGTCCGCCCGCTGCCGCGAGGAGGTGTTCACCATCCAGCCCGGCGGCGGCCGGCAGCCAGGGCGGCTGGCGGAGGCCGTCAGCCGCGACCTCGCCATGCTCGGCCGGGGCGTGCGGATGCGCACCCTCTACCAGCACTCCGCCCGCGCCAACCTCGCCACCCAGAGCTACGTGGAGACCCTCACCGCGTCCGGCGCCGAGTACCGCACCGCGCCGGAGCTGCCCGACCGGGCGGTGGTCTTCGACCGCTCGGTGGCCTTCCTGCCGGCGCGCGCCGAGGGTGGCTCGGGGGAGGGCGCGGTGCTGGTCCGCGACCCGGACATCGTCGGCTACCTGTGCCGGGTCTTCGACCAGCTCTGGGCCACCGCCACACCGTTTCGGGGGGTGAGCGAGGCCGCCTACCGCGAGGTCGGCGACAGCCTGCGACGCGCGCTGGTCGGGATGCTCGCCGAGGGGCTCAAGGACGAGGTGATCGCGCGCCGGCTCGGCATGTCGCTGCGCACCTGCCGGCGGCACATCGCCGACGTGCTGCTCACCCTGGGTGCGGAGAGCCGGTTCCAGGGCGGCGTGCTGGCCGAGCGCAGCGGGCTCACCGAGCCGGGGCAGGGGTGA
- a CDS encoding NAD(P)-dependent alcohol dehydrogenase, whose amino-acid sequence MTHTTVAAYASPAPKAPLAKTTIPRRALGEHDILIEIKFAGICHSDIHQVNADWGVGTYPMVPGHEIAGVVAEVGSGVSKYALGDRVGVGCFVDSCRECENCKAGDEQYCTGAGGMYGTYNSRGRDGEPTYGGYSTHIVVDENYALRIPEGIELDVAAPLLCAGITLYSPLAHWNAGPGTKLAIIGLGGLGHMGVKIAHALGAEVTVLSQTLSKREDGLRLGADHYYATSDPATFEELAGRFDLILNTVSANLDLNAYLSLLRTDGTLVQIGGPEHPMEVAPFALIPGRKSLSGSMIGGIRETQEMLDFCAQHGIGSEIELIEATQINEAYERVQKSDVRYRFVIDASTI is encoded by the coding sequence ATGACCCACACCACTGTCGCCGCATATGCCTCCCCCGCCCCGAAGGCCCCGCTCGCCAAGACCACCATCCCGCGTCGTGCGCTGGGCGAGCACGACATCCTGATCGAGATCAAGTTCGCCGGCATCTGCCACTCCGACATCCACCAGGTCAACGCCGACTGGGGCGTGGGCACCTACCCGATGGTGCCGGGTCACGAGATCGCCGGCGTGGTCGCCGAGGTCGGCTCGGGCGTCAGCAAGTACGCGCTCGGTGACCGGGTCGGCGTCGGCTGCTTCGTCGACTCCTGCCGCGAGTGCGAGAACTGCAAGGCCGGCGACGAGCAGTACTGCACCGGTGCCGGCGGCATGTACGGCACCTACAACAGCCGTGGCCGCGACGGCGAGCCCACCTACGGCGGTTACTCGACGCACATCGTGGTGGACGAGAACTACGCGCTGCGGATCCCCGAGGGCATCGAGCTGGACGTGGCCGCCCCGCTGCTGTGCGCCGGCATCACCCTCTACTCGCCGCTCGCGCACTGGAACGCCGGCCCCGGCACCAAGCTGGCCATCATCGGCCTGGGCGGCCTCGGTCACATGGGTGTCAAGATCGCCCACGCGCTCGGCGCCGAGGTCACCGTGCTCAGCCAGACGCTGAGCAAGCGCGAGGACGGCCTGCGACTGGGCGCGGACCACTACTACGCGACCAGCGACCCGGCCACCTTCGAGGAGCTGGCGGGCCGCTTCGACCTGATCCTCAACACCGTCTCGGCCAACCTGGACCTCAACGCCTACCTGAGCCTGCTGCGCACCGACGGCACCCTGGTGCAGATCGGCGGCCCCGAGCACCCGATGGAGGTGGCGCCGTTCGCGCTGATCCCCGGGCGCAAGTCGCTCTCCGGCTCGATGATCGGCGGCATCCGGGAGACCCAGGAGATGCTGGACTTCTGCGCGCAGCACGGCATCGGCTCGGAGATCGAGCTGATCGAGGCGACGCAGATCAACGAGGCCTACGAGCGGGTGCAGAAGAGCGACGTCCGCTACCGCTTCGTGATCGACGCCTCCACCATCTGA
- a CDS encoding helix-turn-helix domain-containing protein, whose product MDQRTELSEFLRSRRARLRPEDVGLAHYGGRRRVPGLRREELAQLAGVSAAYYTRLEQGHGENVSSTVLDAISGALRLGQAEREHLTRLVRPVRRRGYTATRPQVLRSEVQHLLDTMETVPAYVVGRWLDVLGWNRAASALVGDFAAMPVEQRNVAWQTFRNPAVREMFADWSCKAADVVATLRLSAGRYPGDPRLGALYEELSEASEDFRRLWDTHNVADKGHCAKDLRHPVVGPLTLHHESFRLPSDPDQTLCTYHAEPGSASAEALRLLTTGAGAAATQSI is encoded by the coding sequence ATGGATCAGCGCACCGAACTGAGTGAGTTCCTCCGTTCCCGCCGGGCCCGTCTGCGCCCCGAGGACGTCGGGCTCGCCCACTACGGCGGCCGCCGCCGGGTGCCCGGACTGCGCCGCGAGGAGCTGGCCCAGCTGGCCGGGGTCAGCGCGGCCTACTACACCCGCCTCGAACAGGGCCACGGCGAGAACGTCTCGAGCACCGTGCTGGACGCGATCTCAGGTGCGCTGCGGCTGGGCCAGGCCGAGCGCGAACACCTGACCCGCCTGGTCCGCCCGGTGCGCCGACGCGGCTACACCGCCACCCGCCCGCAGGTGCTGCGGTCCGAAGTGCAGCACCTGCTGGACACGATGGAGACCGTGCCCGCCTATGTGGTGGGCCGGTGGCTGGACGTGCTCGGCTGGAACCGGGCGGCGAGCGCGCTGGTGGGCGACTTCGCCGCCATGCCGGTCGAGCAGCGCAACGTGGCCTGGCAGACCTTCCGCAACCCGGCCGTCCGGGAGATGTTCGCCGACTGGTCGTGCAAGGCCGCCGACGTCGTCGCCACCCTGCGGCTGAGCGCCGGGCGCTACCCGGGGGACCCGCGCCTCGGCGCGCTCTACGAGGAGCTCTCCGAGGCGAGCGAGGACTTCCGGCGACTGTGGGACACCCACAACGTGGCGGACAAGGGCCACTGCGCCAAGGACCTGCGACACCCGGTGGTCGGCCCGCTGACCTTGCACCACGAGTCGTTCCGGCTGCCGAGCGACCCGGACCAGACCCTGTGCACCTACCACGCCGAGCCGGGCTCGGCCTCGGCCGAGGCGCTGCGGCTGCTGACCACCGGGGCCGGGGCCGCGGCCACCCAATCGATCTGA
- a CDS encoding NADPH:quinone reductase produces the protein MPPRPHSRTRAPELSRTMKAIVYTAAGGPEVLTLVERPLPEPGDGQVRVRVHVSGVNPTDWKSRTAGLAPGISAQVPGQDGAGVIDAVGSGVDRGRIGERVWLWEAAGLRADGTAQEYTVVPQQQAVALPTAASFDLGAALGIPALTAHRALTVADRGPERLAPGALAGRTVLVAGGAGAVGNAAIQLARWAGATVLTTVSSPAKAALARAAGAHQVVDYRAEDAATAIRALAPGGVDIIVEVSAEQNAVLDHAVAAPNAVIACYAANGRAEVHYPVRESMDANLRWQGILVYTMPVEAKAHAVAAVSAALADGALRVGEAAGLPLHRFPLEKTGDAHAAVENAAVGKVLVDVAPGS, from the coding sequence ATGCCCCCGCGCCCCCACAGTCGCACCCGAGCACCGGAGTTGAGCAGGACAATGAAGGCGATCGTCTACACCGCCGCCGGCGGCCCCGAGGTCCTCACCCTGGTGGAGCGGCCGTTGCCGGAGCCCGGTGACGGCCAGGTCCGGGTCAGGGTGCACGTCTCCGGGGTCAACCCGACCGACTGGAAGAGCCGCACCGCGGGCCTGGCCCCCGGTATCAGTGCGCAGGTGCCGGGTCAGGACGGCGCCGGGGTGATCGACGCCGTCGGCTCCGGGGTGGACCGGGGCCGGATCGGCGAGCGGGTCTGGCTCTGGGAGGCGGCCGGGCTGCGCGCCGACGGCACCGCGCAGGAGTACACCGTGGTCCCGCAGCAGCAGGCCGTGGCGCTGCCGACGGCGGCCTCCTTCGACCTCGGCGCCGCGCTCGGCATCCCGGCGCTCACCGCGCACCGGGCGCTGACGGTGGCCGACCGGGGGCCCGAGCGGCTGGCACCCGGAGCGCTGGCGGGCCGAACCGTGCTGGTGGCGGGCGGGGCGGGCGCGGTGGGCAACGCGGCGATCCAGCTGGCCCGCTGGGCCGGGGCCACCGTGCTGACCACCGTGAGCAGCCCGGCCAAGGCCGCGCTGGCCCGCGCTGCGGGGGCGCACCAGGTCGTCGACTACCGGGCCGAGGACGCCGCCACCGCGATCCGCGCGCTGGCGCCCGGCGGGGTGGACATCATCGTGGAGGTCTCGGCCGAGCAGAACGCGGTGCTCGACCACGCCGTCGCCGCGCCCAACGCCGTGATCGCCTGCTACGCGGCGAACGGGCGGGCCGAGGTGCACTACCCGGTCCGCGAATCCATGGACGCCAACCTGCGCTGGCAGGGCATCCTCGTCTACACGATGCCCGTCGAGGCGAAGGCGCACGCCGTGGCGGCGGTCTCGGCCGCGCTGGCCGACGGCGCGCTGCGGGTGGGCGAGGCGGCCGGGCTGCCGCTGCACCGCTTCCCGCTGGAGAAGACGGGCGACGCGCACGCGGCGGTGGAGAACGCGGCGGTGGGCAAGGTCCTGGTGGACGTCGCTCCAGGCAGCTGA
- a CDS encoding dsRBD fold-containing protein, translated as MRNHWDVELSFEEDGVNTRCDARLVGSRAPGLAGHGEAVRSSVDRPLARIGEEVAAWRALDDLAHKLRSQAAGEIDDEGRRPAYLVY; from the coding sequence ATGCGAAATCACTGGGATGTCGAGCTGAGCTTCGAGGAAGACGGCGTGAACACGCGCTGTGACGCCAGGCTGGTCGGGAGCAGGGCCCCCGGGCTGGCCGGGCACGGCGAGGCGGTCCGCAGTTCGGTGGACCGGCCACTGGCCAGGATCGGCGAGGAGGTGGCCGCCTGGCGGGCGCTGGACGACCTGGCGCACAAGCTGCGGTCCCAGGCGGCCGGCGAGATCGACGACGAAGGGCGACGACCGGCCTACCTGGTGTACTGA
- a CDS encoding serine hydrolase domain-containing protein, producing MPNRQPSSTHHRHSLRLAAGLLAGVTVLGFAPAAGAATPPSGTFTLSSAQGQDDGRPDSATLQQELNAILAQGGATSAIAEIRENGQVAWRGTAGVRELGSTAPAPIDGRFRVGSVTKTFLATVLLQLSAEGKVGLDDPIEQYLPGVVPGGGAITVRQVLNHTAGIFDYTEDPKFAEDTEAEQEQLAASGRWNTYTPQQLIAVATSHPPYFAPGQGFHYSNTDYLLIGELIGSVTGQSWRTEVQQRILRPLGLHHTYLPDTETRIPGPHAHGYLPLTSGPADITELNPSVAGSAGEIISTTDDLTEFNAALLGGRLLGPDQLAEMTTTVTTNQGFDYGLGLMRGTLPCGYVWGHTGQIYGYLTYVVGDRTGDRQIALSVTPYDPTKSAGVVRAINALLGQTFCAAPANPAPSSALTTGPADLEPSLTGQ from the coding sequence ATGCCGAACCGCCAGCCGAGCTCGACGCACCACCGCCACAGCCTGCGCCTCGCCGCCGGCCTGCTCGCGGGCGTCACCGTCCTCGGATTCGCCCCGGCAGCCGGCGCCGCCACCCCGCCGAGTGGCACGTTCACTCTCTCCTCCGCCCAGGGCCAGGACGACGGCCGCCCGGACAGCGCCACGCTCCAGCAGGAGTTGAACGCGATCCTCGCCCAGGGCGGCGCCACCAGCGCCATCGCCGAGATCCGGGAGAACGGCCAGGTCGCCTGGCGCGGCACCGCCGGGGTCCGCGAGCTCGGCAGCACCGCGCCCGCGCCCATCGACGGGCGGTTCCGGGTCGGCAGCGTGACCAAGACCTTCCTGGCCACGGTGCTGCTCCAGCTCTCCGCCGAGGGCAAGGTCGGTCTGGACGATCCGATCGAGCAGTACCTGCCCGGCGTCGTCCCCGGCGGCGGCGCGATCACCGTGCGCCAGGTGCTCAACCACACCGCCGGCATCTTCGACTACACGGAGGACCCCAAGTTCGCCGAGGACACCGAGGCCGAGCAGGAGCAGTTGGCCGCCTCCGGTCGCTGGAACACCTACACCCCGCAGCAGTTGATCGCCGTCGCCACCAGCCACCCGCCGTACTTCGCCCCCGGGCAGGGCTTTCACTACTCCAACACCGACTACCTGCTGATCGGCGAGCTGATCGGCTCGGTGACCGGGCAGTCCTGGCGTACCGAGGTCCAGCAGCGGATCCTGCGCCCGCTCGGCCTGCACCACACCTACCTGCCCGACACCGAAACCCGGATCCCCGGCCCGCACGCCCACGGCTACCTCCCGCTGACCAGCGGCCCGGCCGACATCACCGAGCTCAACCCCTCGGTGGCCGGCTCGGCCGGCGAGATCATCTCCACCACCGACGACCTGACCGAGTTCAACGCCGCCCTGCTCGGCGGCCGCCTGCTCGGCCCCGACCAGCTCGCCGAGATGACCACCACCGTCACGACCAACCAGGGCTTCGACTACGGCCTCGGCCTGATGCGCGGCACGCTGCCGTGCGGCTACGTCTGGGGTCACACCGGGCAGATCTACGGCTACCTCACCTACGTGGTCGGCGACCGCACCGGCGACCGCCAGATCGCCCTCTCGGTGACCCCGTACGACCCGACCAAGTCCGCCGGGGTCGTCCGGGCCATCAACGCCCTGCTCGGCCAGACCTTCTGCGCCGCCCCCGCCAATCCGGCCCCGAGCTCGGCCCTGACCACCGGCCCGGCCGACCTCGAACCGAGCCTCACCGGCCAGTGA
- a CDS encoding alpha/beta fold hydrolase, with amino-acid sequence MEHLVRVSGGELWAEDCGGDGPPLVLLHPGIGDSRIWDQLLSRLTARHRVIRYDVRGYGRSPQPTGPYSRLADLIAVLDHFGLRRVALVGCSMGGETALNLALAAPEKVASLVLLCPGITGYPWPPEEELDAEYEALSAAGDEAGLIAFGLREWSAAGADPTAVRQMTSAARAWPSEDQYQLADPDTFERLGELDLPAVLLVGDLDRPALIAANEQIADRIPGCRLVVVPGADHYLPLRAPELIIETILAGPAL; translated from the coding sequence ATGGAACACCTGGTGCGGGTCAGCGGCGGCGAACTCTGGGCCGAGGACTGCGGTGGCGACGGTCCCCCGCTCGTCCTCCTGCACCCCGGGATCGGGGACTCCCGGATCTGGGACCAGCTGCTCTCCCGTCTCACCGCCCGCCACCGGGTGATCCGCTACGACGTACGCGGTTACGGACGCTCGCCGCAGCCGACCGGACCGTACTCCAGGCTGGCCGACCTGATCGCCGTGCTCGACCACTTCGGCCTGCGGCGGGTGGCGCTGGTCGGCTGCAGCATGGGCGGCGAGACCGCGCTGAACCTCGCGCTCGCCGCACCCGAGAAGGTGGCCTCGCTGGTACTGCTCTGCCCCGGCATCACCGGCTACCCGTGGCCGCCGGAGGAGGAACTCGACGCCGAGTACGAGGCGCTGTCGGCGGCCGGCGACGAGGCGGGCCTGATCGCCTTCGGGCTGCGCGAATGGAGCGCGGCCGGTGCCGACCCCACCGCCGTCAGGCAGATGACCTCGGCCGCCCGCGCCTGGCCGAGCGAGGACCAGTACCAACTCGCCGACCCTGACACCTTCGAGCGCCTCGGCGAACTCGACCTGCCGGCCGTCCTGCTGGTCGGCGATCTGGATCGCCCAGCGCTCATCGCCGCCAACGAGCAGATCGCCGACCGGATCCCCGGCTGCCGGCTGGTCGTCGTCCCGGGCGCCGACCACTACCTGCCGCTGCGGGCACCGGAGTTGATCATCGAAACGATCCTGGCCGGCCCGGCCCTCTGA
- a CDS encoding GNAT family N-acetyltransferase has protein sequence MTELLTPRLRLRSWRPDDLAALSELNADPEVMRYIADGSVLSPEQSAEQLARFRRLWDEQGFGLFPVERRDSGEFLGWVGLAVPAFLPEVLPAVEIGWRLKRSAWGHGYATEAARTVLALGFEELGLDRVVSICHVDNHASANVMTKLGLTLDRRTTVPSHGGAVKVLALTGEDYRSAAADRPRF, from the coding sequence ATGACCGAACTCCTCACCCCACGCCTGCGGTTGCGCTCCTGGCGACCCGACGACCTGGCCGCGCTCAGCGAACTCAACGCCGATCCGGAGGTGATGCGCTACATCGCCGACGGCTCGGTGCTCTCCCCGGAGCAGAGCGCGGAGCAGCTGGCCCGCTTTCGGCGGCTCTGGGACGAGCAGGGTTTCGGGCTCTTCCCGGTGGAACGGCGGGACAGCGGAGAGTTCCTGGGCTGGGTCGGGCTGGCCGTCCCCGCGTTCCTGCCGGAGGTCCTGCCCGCCGTCGAGATCGGCTGGCGGCTGAAGCGATCCGCCTGGGGCCACGGCTACGCGACCGAGGCCGCGCGCACCGTGCTCGCCCTCGGCTTCGAGGAGCTCGGGCTGGATCGGGTCGTGAGCATCTGCCACGTGGACAACCACGCCTCCGCCAACGTGATGACCAAGCTCGGGCTGACCCTCGATCGCCGCACCACGGTGCCGAGTCACGGCGGTGCGGTCAAGGTTTTGGCGCTGACCGGCGAGGACTACCGTTCAGCGGCAGCCGATCGGCCACGCTTCTAG